Genomic DNA from Anthonomus grandis grandis chromosome 5, icAntGran1.3, whole genome shotgun sequence:
TGCATACATGTTTTACTGACAACTGTTCTATATACCAtacataaatgtttttttaatctctATTTTAACGGTAAATTGGAGGTACTGAAGTTGTTTCATCCATTTACATATTACTCCATTTagtattgtttataaaaattttatttaataacttagaGAGCCTGTTTTGACTTTGACACAGAATGGGTAAAAAGACCATctttaacttaagaaaaaaattaaacattttcttgGTTGCCTGGAAGCGAACATTTAATTCAACTAAAAAAGACCTCTAATGGGTTTACTCTATCCACTCAAGAAGAGATTATTCTGGACATAAGGTTAAAGTAAATctaacaaaaatcaataaatccaCCACTGTATAAGTTACATAATTCCCCACTAATCACccaattaataacttttaatcGTTTTAACCAAAACAATGCATCAATTTACTATTTAAGAAGATAAAATCCGTGCTGCAACATCATTACGGTCTGCTGTTTTATACCATGTAAGtactataattattaatgtATCATTTAAATGCTGAATCTTGTTTTTTATAGGAAATcggttgtttttttattgatgttgACGTGGTTGGGGTGGTCAGTCGGTAGTCAACTGGATTGCCGTTGTTGGCCCGACTGGAAACCAGTGCTAACCGAGGAGGGAGATTGGATTTGCAAAGATGCCAATTTGGATAAGACTTTTCATTGTAACATCGATGTTCCACCCAAGTGTGTTTGTAAGGTAACGAAAAatcattaatatgttttatttttaagaatttgggaaatatattaatttttgatgttgcCTAGACATCTTTTTCAGGCAATTGTAATATCagatttttctatataattttttttttcaaatattcgaTTATCATAACGATATGATCCCTTAGGGTGATTGTAAggtaaaattacattttttcaaaaataaattataatattggtATTTTAAGTTTCTCTTTGAAGTATTGAGACGACATGACAGATTATTCTCAAGTGTCTGAAGTACAAAAATCCCTCAGTTgttcaaaatttgatttttcatttatacAGATATGCGTCAACTGCCTGAGATAAAAAGACGTAGAcgtattccaggcagttaggaCAACGGCACCCATTAAGTTCAAgtacctgaaattaaaaaaaaaacactcaaatgcctaaaattatttgtcattttaaatgattaggccttcaaattttttatttatgactcCAGACAGTTGAGacaatatttgtaatatttcaGGCACTTCATGAAATTCCGAGGTTTGACTGGCAGGAAttccaaatttttctttttatttcaggcacttaaaacAACGTTACATAGATAAACTTTAATTGcttgaaatacaaaaaatcacTTGTATCCAAAATTACGTTTTGAATTCAACCACttgatttaacaaaaatatcccAACTATCTGaaatgaaagatttttttttattccaggcagttgagaccaCGTTACAGAATAttctgaactgcctggaataaaaaaaaatcacttaattgTCTgaaatgttgtaaaaaaaatatttttttttattccggTTAGTTGAGACAATATTTCTgttatttcaggaattttaaacttttttttaaattccggGCAGTTGAGACAACGTCACAAATAAAGCTCAAGTGCttggagtaaaaaaaaaactctattgcctgtaattttaataaaaaaaatttttattctagttTGTTGATCACAACATTGCTGTTATTTACGGCAATTCAAATTTTCTCGTAAAGTATACTTAACTgtctgaaattaattttttttattccaaagaCAACGTCACTAATTAGCCTCAAgagcctggaattaaaaaaccactcaattgtcttaaattttattaaaaaaaatatgttttttatttgaggCAGTTGATCCAACGTCATAGATTAACGCTAAGTGCCtagaattcaaaaaattactcaagtgcccaaaattttatttttaatttagcccTGTTGAAACGACTTAACAGACATGACTCAAGTGACTGGAATAATGTATGTTCTTATGCTCatataacttattattttaactacttaaatatttttttaatgacattttaagtGTTattttatattccaggcattttagcTTATTTTGTGAAGTTGTCTCGATTACTTGGaatgaacaaatttttttgaaatcccAGGCAGTTAAGCCTACGTCACGAAATTAcagcaagtttttttttaattgtttaaaatgccaaaataaatgtatagtccagaataataattaattatataatttaaaacaattgacATTAATTAAGCCTACGAACGCCTAAAAATCTTATCCTAATTAccaaatataataacaaaaaacccggaataataaaaaacttgtaATTATAGGcagtttattgctttttttattctaggcacttgaCCTAATAATCTTGACATAACCATCatcttaaatgcctggaatgaaAAACCGGTTTTGTTTCggaaattcatttttattaatacatttttctttttattccagGCGGTTGAGACCATGTCACAAATTAACCTCAAGtgcttggaataatttttttttgtaattacagataatttattgttttttattccaggcacataacgtaataatattatatttacaattccaggcaattaacatttttattattttaggcatttgacgTAATACTGTAATGTAGTCTTAACTAGTAGGAATTCTGAATTTCTTCCAGACATTCAAGGCGTCACAAATCAACTTTAGGTACCTggaatacattttttctttgtaattaaaagcagtttattgtttttttagttcCAGGCACTTGACGTAATTATTTGATATAAGCATCATCTTCTTCGCAAAATTATTTAGGCAATCAAGTGGTCTAATATCTGCACCATCacaataaagtgtttttttttcttgcaataCCAtcgttttttaaaggtttttttttgtttcatttaaaatcaactgcctaaaattagAATATCtaatattgtatttataattccaggcagtaaaggtaatattttcattatttcagcAAGAAGTAGGCTTAACTAGTAGAAGTTCTAAATTTTTTACCGGAACATTTCTGTTATTTCCCGTACTTCAAATTTTCTCATGGCATACACTTAATTAACTGAAATCTTAAgtttatattccaggcagttgagacaacATCGCTGATTAACcacaagtgcctgaaataagaaaaaaatcacttaattgtttgaaattttgtttaaaaaatatttatttactccGGATAGATCAGGCAAACTTTTTGTTCTTTCGTGAActtcaaatatttagaaaacatCATAAATTAatcccaagtgcctggaataaagcaCGTCacttaaatgtcaaaaattatttgtcatttCAAACGATTAGGTCgtcaaatatattattaatgacTGCAGACAGTcaagtaaatattattatttcaggcacttatataattttttttcaggcacaCAATATAATTCCGTGACGTAGGCTTAACTGgtagaaattcaaaatttttctttttattttagatagttAAGACGATGTCACGGATTAACCTGAAATGACTTACATTTacactgcctggaataaaaaaaaattctaggaTTCCAGGCACTTAACCTTAGGCTACGGAATGCTTGAAATCACATAAATATTAtatcaactacctggaatacttttttttctagttaCAAGCAgttaaatgttttcttttattccaggcacttgaccTAATCATCTCAAATGCCTGTAACAAAAAACTGTTTCTTTTTTGGTAATTCAAGCAGTTAAGTGGCATCTTAAAATGGTATTGTTCTTGCAGATCTTACTTTACGAAAGTTTTATTTTCAGgcatttgtaaaattgtttatcCTGTATTTTCAAAAACTGGAAATCAAAAGTTTTACATGCTAGTAAAATTACTTAGACTTTAACCAAAAATCATCAAGTTTCtcaagcaattttttatttatgtttcgAGTTACTTAAAGTCACTTGTCGAATTATCTGGACAATTTACAATATTAACTAAACACACTGAAACAACAGCACTGAAACGTTGAcacaaaaactgattttattgattttttttccaggcagttgatgtttatttatttcagaacTTTAATATGATCTCTGAAATAGAGACGACGAGtatgaaaaatagaaattttccATTTCATTATATatcatctttttttatttttaaattactgtctggatcttctggatTCTGAAATTGTCTTTTTCTACCATAATTTACACAActttataaaaagaattatttactGGCTATTTAGATGCATTtaacatagttttttttgtaaatatatgaTTTTTGATGATTATCTTGAGCTTCTTATGGTATATAAATACtttaagaaaaagtaatttttttgttaaaaaattttaaactctccattcttttttttgttccagaAATCCTTGAATTGTAAAATAGCGTCAAATAGgttctagatatttttaataatttttggatcTTCTTTTGGGACAGGTATTTCTTCTAAGAGCTTATAACTGAAAtccaaattacttaaaaaaaaaacagtttttcatgtCTTTTTTAGGATAAAGGCGTAGAAGTGCAACTGCCCCTAGGGGAGATCAACTGCGTGGGCGACATCCAGAAAACCTACGACAACATCAATTGTAACAGCAATCCAGAGTGGGAGGCGTGGTTTGGAAAATACCCTCAATACAGGCTGTACCATTAAGTCAAAAACTGTTAAGGCAGCCTTAAGTAGTCTATTTTTAAGTAGTCTTaataaaagcaaattattaagtagctatcaattttttttttaattaagataagATGCTAATTAAGGGAGGAGAAACGCTGATATGCTGGAAACGTTATCTATAAAGGCAAGGAAAATTTAAGAAAGTGCTCTTATCTCAGGCATTTATGGCACCTGAGCAGATAACCTAATAATCACCTCATTGGTCttgaattttccattaaattGTTTACTATCCTGATACGATATAGCAGGGAAAATCTCATGTTTTGCTGTTGACCTCCGGTTTAATCTGTGTCGCAGCAACAGGGTTTAAATTAACGACAATAGAGTTGACTTTATTAAGGGTTTgcggaaaataaagaaaaaaaattatgattatggAAAGCGGATGATCAGACTGCTGCATCCATCGCTCCGATGTCGTTAAATTCTCGTTAGCGAATGAAAAATCCATAGAATGCCGATCTGTCGGATAATTGGATGTGCTAGGAGGGTCGTCCTTTTTATTTTCGTAGAGGATAATATGGAAATTTACTGGATTTTTAATGAGTTTGCTTAATAGGTGTCTTATGGCATATTACGGTTTTAATTTGATGAGGTTATTCCTGTTTGTTTTTAAGGTATTGGACTTTGAAGCCACCGTTTGGATCTATTATTTTTAGACGCTGCTAAAGAATACTGATATCTAAGTTTATTCTATGATTGGTttacaattatataaaatatttttttatataagtttgttTTTGTTCCTGCTTTGATCAATATTGAATCTGTTGTtcaataagaatattttattgggttttttatgtattaaagattccaggcagttgagtctttattatttagttaagtttttattatttcaggcactaAATGTAATTCCGTGAAGTATcc
This window encodes:
- the LOC126736690 gene encoding uncharacterized protein LOC126736690 translates to MKSVVFLLMLTWLGWSVGSQLDCRCWPDWKPVLTEEGDWICKDANLDKTFHCNIDVPPKCVCKDKGVEVQLPLGEINCVGDIQKTYDNINCNSNPEWEAWFGKYPQYRLYH